The genomic segment GTGTTCTGATGCACATGTGCAACCTACCAACAACACTTTTTCTGCATATTATCTTTTCTTGCTACTTTTTTTGTAAGCAAGAAAGAATCATCAAAGACTAATTGGACTccaaattttgtatttcaattttatgtttctCCCTCTCCTATTATGACAGTGTTAATCTTTTTGCTTGTGTATATCATAGATGCAAATATGCAATTTATGGTGATTGGAGACTTTGCCCAAACCTAAAGAAATAGGCACATAGATCACACATTGGACCACATGATACTTACTTCTCATAAACATATAATAGTACAACGTGTGAAAATTGGAAAATTTTGTGGGCACGCAAGAGTAGCGTATCCTGTTCCCATTTTCTATGTATCCTATTGGATAGTTTAGTGACATGTTTGGGCTAGATTAACAAAAATATGCCTACAATATCAGgcatatattatctttaatcaGTATCTTCTCCCTCCAaacattttttctataattttttggTATTTCATACTGTGTAGCTTCTAACATGAGTCTCTAGTAAAAGACAAAGGCAAACATGGTATAGATGTTGCTACATTCTCAAATCCAGGGTGCTAAATTTCCCTGCACTTGTTTATAACAATATGCTAGTGACTAAAAACTATACATTCTGTGAAAGCTAATAATGTTTCTATTTAGCTCCTAGCCTAGCTATGAAAACTATACATAAGGTTTAGTGACAGAGCTTCTTCTAGTCTGTTCGTACTTAATTTTTCGTTTCTTGTTCTAGTGCACAACTTCATTCTCAATTTTTGTATAATGTAAGTCAAGTATATGCCTGACATGACCATGGGCCAAGACATGCACATGTTATCAAATGCAAGGCTCATTtataaaaggaaatatattgtaattttcataaaagctgcagtttggaagaaaaattaaCTTCATACGAGAAAACTGACAAATACTCACCCTGCATAGAAGGAAAACAAGTTATTAAAATGATAGtgtaattttctaaataaaattaagttggATATTGTTCAGACTAATATAAAAAGATGATACACACacatatagatatatataataaaagtctTTGCATTTGAGTTATACTAGGTATCTCAATTCAAGTACAAGACTAATGAtgtattttagttattaaaccAAACCGATGAAGGCAGCTCAGATTGGTTGATCCGTGAACAAGTCACAGtgtatttgattttcttgattTGATCTTTGGCACTTAATTGTCTGGATGTTATGTGTCGGTAGCAAGTTGATTTGTTATTTTGGGTTGATTTATgaactgtttttgtttttcttctatgGTTATTGATTTGATATTCATAGTGTGATATATCTATCTTCCTTTACTGATACACGCATGCACAAACATGCATTAAACTCTTTCTGAAAGACATGTATTCATCATAAATGGATCTAATTGAAACAAATTATTTGAAACCAGCAAAGTTTTTCtgtctatttattttatataccaATTGGAAATCACAGGAAGCACAGATTGCAATGTCTGATGAACTGATTTTTACTCACAGTTGAGACCTTATTCCTGCAAAATCCTTAACTGTATATCCCACTTTTTCAAATCTTCCTCTTTGATTGTTCTCTCTGAATTTCAAGTATTCCAAGAATTCAAATGGATTATACATCCTCTTGTTTCCTTCTCCAACAACTTCATCTGGTGCCATCACCACCTTCTCATCCTCAAAACACCAAAAGAAGGCCAATGAAAACCTGTTCAAAGGTTGATTCAAAACAACTCTATGTTCAGAAGATCTTAGTTTATCATTGCTCCATGCTTGCATCATGTCTCCTATGTTCACCACTAGTGTCCCTTCAGAAGGGCTTATGTCTATCCACTTTCCTTCATGTGNNNNNNNNNNNNNNNNNNNNNNNNNNNNNNNNNNNNNNNNNNNNNNNNNNNNNNNNNNNNNNNNNNNNNNNNNNNNNNNNNNNNNNNNNNNNNNNNNNNNNNNNNNNNNNNNNNNNNNNNNNNNNNNNNNNNNNNNNNNNNNNNNNNNNNNNNNNNNNNNNNNNNNNNNNNNNNNNNNNNNNNNNNNNNNNNNNNNNNNNNNNNNNNNNNNNNNNNNNNNNNNNNNNNNNNNNNNNNNNNNNNNNNNNNNNNNNNNNNNNNNNNNNNNNNNNNNNNNNNNNNNNNTGAAAATAATACAAATCCTAtggtctcaattttttttttaatttataatataacatttaaaaaactattttggattatactttaaaaattcattttaaactgTATaacccaaaatatattttcaaatttaaaaatatattttgtaaggtataatataaatgtatatagaaaatatatgtgtaaacttaaaaataaattttgaaattacaCAATCCAAAAACATACTTTTAAATTGGAAATTGTAAATTTAGCCCATGGACACactttagatttatttataaaaatccATTTCTTGCTTCCGTCGTTGACAGTCTTTTTTCTTGCACTcctataatttctttttcttgttttttccttcttatataactaaaaagttattttataagaaattttttttctagaaggattatacaatctaaaaatcatttttaactttttaaactaTACAAACCAAAAGTCATTTTCAacttctaaattataatattaaaaaatattaagaaaaaaacatctCCAATTATGTTTCGggtaaaatctaaaaaataacttctagattataaaattcagaaaaaacacaaaaaaaaaaatatagggaGGTAGAAAGAAANTTATGAAGGTGCAANAAAAAACTGTCTNCCCATTTNGGCTTGAGAGCCCATCCNTGATAACTGGCAGATACGCATATTTTGGACAGAAAGTCCAAAAGACCAAATGAAAAGAAGTAAGAGTGGTTGagattcaaatatttattttgaaattactNAACTTTCCACTTAATTTATACAAATGGCTAAggaaaactaattaaaaaaaattacttttaggACATAATCAACTTCCCCCCTTAaggtataaaaattactttgcATTTACTCATAAAAATTGAGTTCAAAAGTCACTTGTAATTGGTTATATCAAGAAAATATctgttttaaatttagaatataagatcatttttatcatattaatttgaaacaattattaataataagttagcatttttaagtttatttatcaAGAAAATTTTTCTACATATttgccatttttttttacttcgtCCTTTCCATAGTGCATGAATATTTTTAGAACataatatctataataattttaaattttatttatgtatttaaaatttaaatttattttttcttttataagtttCTTTCTTGTAAATCAAATTGGCTTCTCTCTTTGCCCTTCTAAGTCTTCTGTTTTTTCAtctcaaattttgatttaatttcaaaattagctttaaatttttttttgtcacctTTTCCCTCTCTTATTAGAGTGCACACCACACACATTTATTcatgtttcaaaatttaaccTAGCGTCCAAAGGAATCATGCATCCATTTCCTTTCCAACCCTGCATAACATCACAATGGTCGTGAAGCTTTCTTCCTCACCGCACCAACGAaacttcttcttcatccttgcACATGCAAGATAAGACAAGTATACATTCATCTTTTATTTAGTTCAGATATGTGGGTTTTCATCTGTATTTGGCAGTGCATATAGATAAATATGTGTGATTTTGATCAAAATTTGGTTATTGCTTTTACTGAATTTCGAAATTGATTAATGATCTACTGGATTTAAAACTAAGTTCAAGATGGAATTGCTTTTACCGAACTCTCCATTTCTtccttttcaaaattcattttgttAACACAAGAAAAACAGACACAAGTGGTTCTTGTTAGCACAAGAATTTCANAATTAGANcataaaaacaataaagatgGAATTGGTATCATTCCCTCTTCTTTTTGCATACAGCTACAAGTGTTGTAGCATAAACCCACCCTCAACGGGTTTCATGAGTTACCTCAACATTAAGATAACACATTCTATTTCTTAGACTACCATGACTAAGTACTTTCCTAACACATAATTAGTTTAGCCTTGTATTAAATACTGGCGAATTTTTTGTTAATTGGTATGTATACAGAACATGGATCATGCTCCACCAAATCGTTCATGGATGTACAATAGGTGTTATAGAGGAAGAGGTGCTTTGAAGGAGTCATTCGTATTGGGTGTTGAAGAGTTCATAATTAAAGCTTGTGAACAAGAACGTTATCGAAGAGATTGGGGGCTTCGATGTCCATGTTTAAAATGCGATTGTACAAAGATTCTTAACGAAAGAGTTGTCA from the Vigna radiata var. radiata cultivar VC1973A unplaced genomic scaffold, Vradiata_ver6 scaffold_432, whole genome shotgun sequence genome contains:
- the LOC106778707 gene encoding gibberellin 20-oxidase-like protein; the encoded protein is MTFGKWIDISPSEGTLVVNIGDMMQAWSNDKLRSSEHRVVLNQPLNRFSLAFFWCFEDEKVVMAPDEVVGEGNKRMYNPFEFLEYLKFRENNQRGRFEKVGYTVKDFAGIRSQL